The Daucus carota subsp. sativus chromosome 7, DH1 v3.0, whole genome shotgun sequence genome window below encodes:
- the LOC108195933 gene encoding putative disease resistance protein RGA3 produces the protein MGEAIVADLAGGLLGKLVSLAAEEVVQAWNFHEDLETLHQRLESVGALLYDAHNKKLIMSSAKNWFDKLEAVASVANVFMDELSYEVTRRKVENQYKALLDFFIPSKNTLLYHLKVARKIKSIQSSFDKIFKMAVDLGLQPVAYLGSTVQDRDIRSTTSYEDKSIIVGREKDVSYLVHTVCKKHEEDLQVVVVAGMGGQGKTTLARLVFNSNDTINNFPERMWVTVSDDFDYIKILNEMIESLTSKNLGLKIPQGLTNELQKSLKGERFILILDDVWNEESVKWDNLRNSLLQIGGDKGSCILVTTRKQEVIDAMRSCVSYWLEKLSQDESYELFKKIAFSDRGVLETEAFATLGRSMVKRCGGLPLAIKALAGLLYSKKSEQEWLEIQSSETWQSKRVLPSLKLSYDNLPSLSIKQCFAYCSIMPKDSVIYKDELIQIWMALGFLQPPRSTALMEDIGSDYFEILLGNSLLQDEKKDDIGNIISCKMHDLVHDLALEVSEHHAVTVKAGKELSHDCKAVYVRLDNGVSNIKPTILKRAFERVQVLYAGADVILHVLPYLTHLTVLVLNVDYSWDARKLPFSLRKMKYLKHLDISRCDFRLPTDITELYNLQTLRVGNLNQLPTRFSNLINLRHLCIKNISSYGERHVLNGIRRLTSLQTLSYFVVSKDQNCLVGQLGGLKHLRGEVGLHGLDEVKNIEEARKAKLCEKSSILCLELNWGSSGEDSGNEEEVKDKEYNDQDVMEGLEPHPNLKKLKIVGFRGKKFASWITMMLNLVKITFRNCNRCEVLPPLSHLPKLRKILIDGMANVRVVGDDFCSGQSVFPQLEELEIRDCPKLRKILPVCFPSLKQVTFVELPNLEEWEAAVISTGASSQSEFPKLESLEFWRCPRLRKIPNSSFPSLKQLQITHLKSDMILGNMSRNVSLLTSLRLTSIGDGRGYSSSLSSFSNMESLINNSLSLTKLELIDCKGLNCLTLGSSLEYLEIHDCPHLTSIFLVEGSAALNYIGIAKLPPSLLDGGFPQIHSCRLEYLRLGPFSDDWDYMPWPISSSSSSNLIKLDLYGWEKVKSLVPFEQPLFTGYPALTTMSLYNFEGMKALPDSIAKLPSIKELRIWDCHNLESLPTFEESHTLQTLSICECPVLKQRCRKDQGPEWFKIQYVPNVKWDHTRSQGSFLTF, from the exons ATGGGCGAGGCTATTGTAGCTGATTTAGCTGGCGGATTGCTTGGCAAGCTTGTTTCACTTGCAGCCGAAGAAGTTGTCCAGGCCTGGAATTTTCATGAAGATCTCGAAACACTCCACCAGCGCCTGGAATCAGTTGGAGCTCTCCTGTACGATGCTCATAACAAGAAGTTAATTATGTCTTCTGCCAAAAACTGGTTTGACAAACTTGAAGCTGTTGCCAGTGTTGCTAATGTATTCATGGATGAACTTTCATATGAAGTCACTCGAAGAAAAGTGGAGAATCAGTATAAGGCACTACTTGACTTCTTCATTCCTTCCAAAAATACCTTGCTATATCATCTCAAGGTGGCTCGTAAAATCAAATCCATTCAATCTTCCtttgataaaattttcaaaatggcGGTGGATCTGGGACTACAGCCTGTAGCATATTTAGGCTCAACGGTGCAAGATAGAGACATTCGCAGCACCACTTCCTATGAAGACAAGTCCATAATAGTTGGAAGAGAAAAAGATGTATCGTACCTAGTTCACACAGTGTGCAAAAAACATGAAGAGGATTTACAAGTGGTTGTTGTTGCGGGAATGGGAGGTCAAGGAAAAACAACTCTTGCTCGTTTGGTGTTCAATAGTAATGATACCATTAATAATTTTCCAGAGAGGATGTGGGTCACTGTATCAGATGATTTtgattacatcaagattttaaatgaaatgatAGAATCACTTACTTCAAAGAACTTGGGATTGAAAATTCCCCAAGGACTTACCAATGAGCTCCAAAAGAGTCTAAAGGGGGAAAGGTTCATCCTCATACTAGAtgatgtctggaatgaagaatCGGTGAAGTGGGATAACCTGAGAAATTCTTTGCTTCAAATTGGTGGTGACAAAGGAAGCTGTATTCTCGTTACAACCCGTAAACAGGAAGTCATTGATGCCATGAGAAGTTGTGTGTCTTATTGGCTGGAAAAATTATCACAAGATGAAAGTTATGAACTGTTCAAGAAAATAGCATTTTCAGATAGAGGAGTTCTAGAGACCGAGGCATTCGCGACCTTGGGGAGAAGCATGGTGAAGAGGTGTGGTGGCCTACCTCTGGCAATAAAAGCATTGGCGGGGTTGTTATACTCGAAGAAGTCTGAGCAAGAATGGTTGGAGATCCAAAGCAGTGAAACATGGCAATCAAAAAGAGTATTGCCTTCCTTGAAGTTATCATATGACAATTTACCTtctttgtcaattaaacaatgtTTTGCATATTGCTCTATTATGCCAAAGGATTCAGTCATTTATAAGGATGAACTGATACAGATATGGATGGCATTAGGGTTCCTCCAGCCCCCAAGAAGTACTGCACTGATGGAAGATATTGGCAGCGATTACTTCGAAATTCTGTTGGGGAATTCTTTGTTACAAGACGAAAAAAAGGATGACATTGGGAACATCATCAGTTGCAAGATGCATGATCTAGTGCATGATCTTGCACTAGAAGTATCTGAACATCATGCAGTAACTGTGAAGGCAGGTAAAGAGCTGAGTCATGATTGCAAGGCTGTATACGTGAGGCTTGATAACGGGGTTTCAAATATCAAACCAACGATTCTGAAGCGTGCCTTTGAGAGAGTACAAGTATTATATGCTGGGGCAGATGTCATTCTTCATGTGTTACCTTATCTCACCCACCTGACTGTTCTGGTGTTAAATGTGGATTATAGTTGGGATGCCCGGAAGTTGCCATTTTCGCTACGCAAGATGAAATATCTTAAACATCTTGATATTTCACGCTGCGACTTTAGATTGCCCACTGACATCACAGAATTGTACAACTTGCAGACACTGAGAGTTGGAAACCTAAATCAGCTTCCTACAAGGTTTAGCAACTTGATCAATCTGAGACATTTgtgcattaaaaatattagctCTTATGGTGAAAGACACGTGCTTAATGGGATAAGAAGGTTGACAAGTCTGCAAACGCTTTCTTACTTTGTTGTGAGTAAAGATCAAAACTGTCTCGTTGGACAACTGGGAGGGTTGAAACATCTTAGGGGTGAGGTTGGACTCCATGGCCTTGACGAGGTGAAAAATATTGAAGAAGCAAGAAAAGCAAAGCTTTGTGAGAAGTCCAGTATTCTGTGTTTAGAGTTGAACTGGGGTTCCAGCGGTGAGGATAGTGGCAATGAAGAAGAAGTAAAAGATAAAGAATATAACGACCAGGATGTGATGGAAGGATTGGAACCTCACCCAAATCTGAAAAAGTTAAAGATTGTCGGTTTTAGAGGAAAGAAGTTTGCATCTTGGATTACAATGATGCTGAACTTGGTGAAAATCACATTCAGAAACTGCAACCGATGCGAAGTACTTCCACCACTTAGTCACCTTCCCAAATTGAGGAAGATATTGATTGATGGGATGGCAAATGTTAGGGTTGTGGGAGATGATTTTTGTAGTGGCCAAAGTGTATTTCCTCAACTTGAGGAGTTGGAGATTAGGGATTGTCCAAAGTTGAGAAAGATACTGCCTGTTTGTTTTCCGTCATTGAAACAAGTCACCTTTGTCGAACTGCCAAATCTAGAAGAATGGGAAGCAGCAGTTATAAGTACAGGGGCTAGTTCTCAAAGTGAATTTCCTAAACTTGAGAGTTTGGAATTTTGGAGATGTCCAAGGTTGAGAAAGATCCCGAATAGTTCTTTTCCTTCCTTAAAGCAATTGCAAATTACTCATTTGAAGAGTGATATGATATTGGGAAATATGAGCAGGAATGTTAGCTTACTAACCTCTCTACGTCTTACAAGTATCGGTGACGGACGAGGATACTCATCTTCTTTATCTTCGTTTTCGAACATGGAATCCCTGATTAACAATTCTCTGTCTTTGACCAAATTAGAGCTAATTGATTGCAAGGGATTAAATTGTCTGACTCTTGGTAGCTCCCTTGAATACTTAGAGATCCATGATTGCCCGCATCTAACTAgtatatttttagttgaaggGTCAGCTGCTCTTAATTATATTGGGATTGCGAAACTCCCCCCCTCTCTTCTAGATGGGGGATTTCCCCAAATTCATAGTTGCAGGCTTGAATATCTGAGATTAGGTCCCTTCTCAGATGATTGGGATTATATGCCATGGCCaatatcatcttcttcttcttctaacCTAATTAAGCTAGACCTGTATGGGTGGGAAAAGGTTAAGTCATTAGTGCCCTTTGAGCAACCCCTGTTCACCGGCTACCCTGCCTTGACTACCATGAGTTTATATAATTTCGAAGGAATGAAAGCTCTTCCGGATTCAATAGCAAAACTCCCATCTATCAAGGAATTAAGAATCTGGGATTGTCATAATTTGGAGAGTTTGCCCACGTTTGAAGAATCACATACCCTTCAAACACTGAGTATATGTGAGTGTCCTGTTCTGAAACAAAGATGCAGGAAGGATCAAGGGCCAGAATGGTTCAAAATTCAATACGTTCCAAATGTAAAATG GGATCATACAAGGAGTCAGGGaagttttttaactttttag